One window of Tenacibaculum maritimum NCIMB 2154 genomic DNA carries:
- a CDS encoding ABC transporter permease: protein MFDLDRWREIFQSISKNKLRSALSGFTVAFAILLFTLLFGIGNGLQNTFKNEFAKDAINSIYIWPNRTTKPYKGKQSGRKIQFKNEDFEFLKERYADQIQMISPRIQRNVQVVYKEEQDTYTLRGVYPKYDLLESAQITEGRFLNLRDVKQKSKIVVIGRMVEKDLFGQLSAYGKELNIGGIVYRVIGVFSDPGGDSDERFIYTPFTTMQQIYGNNDHIDEFGMTYNPELSIDEAIAFSNKMRKELKEKHDIAPNDQRGIRVRNYASDNKEVSGMIVGLSILILIIGMGTLIAGVVGISNIMVYVVKERTKELGIRKAVGATPKVIVSMILLESVFITALSGYVGLMIGVGILELIGPSLEDYFILNPGVSTPVVVGATITLIIAGIIAGYLPAKRAASIKPIVALRAD, encoded by the coding sequence ATGTTTGATTTAGATCGTTGGAGAGAAATATTTCAAAGTATTAGTAAAAATAAGTTGCGTTCAGCCTTATCAGGATTTACGGTAGCTTTTGCTATTTTATTGTTTACACTTTTATTTGGTATAGGAAATGGCTTGCAAAATACATTTAAAAATGAGTTTGCAAAAGATGCTATTAATTCTATTTATATATGGCCCAATAGAACAACAAAGCCTTATAAAGGAAAACAAAGTGGAAGAAAAATTCAATTTAAAAATGAAGATTTTGAATTTTTAAAGGAAAGATATGCAGATCAAATTCAAATGATAAGCCCACGAATACAAAGAAATGTTCAAGTAGTGTATAAAGAAGAGCAAGATACTTACACCTTAAGAGGAGTATATCCTAAATATGATTTATTAGAGTCTGCTCAAATTACAGAAGGTCGCTTTTTAAACTTAAGAGATGTCAAACAAAAATCAAAAATTGTTGTGATTGGAAGAATGGTAGAAAAGGATTTATTTGGTCAATTAAGTGCTTATGGAAAAGAATTGAATATTGGAGGAATTGTTTATAGAGTAATTGGTGTTTTTTCAGATCCAGGAGGAGATAGTGACGAGAGGTTTATTTATACTCCATTTACAACAATGCAGCAGATTTATGGAAATAATGATCATATAGACGAATTTGGTATGACTTATAACCCTGAACTGAGTATTGATGAAGCAATAGCATTTAGTAATAAAATGCGAAAAGAATTAAAAGAAAAACATGATATAGCACCCAATGATCAAAGAGGAATTAGGGTAAGGAATTACGCTTCTGATAATAAGGAGGTTTCTGGAATGATCGTTGGCTTAAGTATTCTTATTTTAATCATAGGAATGGGAACATTAATTGCTGGAGTAGTAGGTATTAGCAATATTATGGTATATGTGGTTAAAGAACGGACTAAAGAATTAGGAATAAGAAAGGCAGTAGGAGCAACTCCTAAGGTGATTGTTTCTATGATTTTGCTAGAGTCAGTATTTATAACAGCGTTATCTGGGTATGTTGGATTAATGATAGGTGTAGGAATTTTGGAGCTGATAGGCCCAAGTTTGGAAGACTATTTTATTTTAAATCCAGGAGTTTCAACACCAGTAGTGGTGGGAGCCACAATAACTTTAATTATTGCCGGTATTATTGCAGGGTATTTACCAGCTAAAAGAGCAGCAAGTATCAAACCTATTGTAGCATTAAGAGCAGATTAG
- a CDS encoding ABC transporter ATP-binding protein → MIDIKGLHKSYPIGKDSLHVLKGIDLHIKEGEFVSIMGSSGSGKSTLLNIVGLLDSHDEGAYYLNGELIENLNEKKAAILRNKFLGFIFQSFNLISYKTALENVALPLYYKGVPRKERAQIALDYLEKVGLKDWANHLPNELSGGQKQRVAIARALATKPKVVLADEPTGALDSTTTNSVMDLLKEINDEGMTVFVITHEEEVAEQTKRIVRLKDGVIISDELTGVTSKAV, encoded by the coding sequence ATGATAGATATAAAAGGACTTCATAAGTCTTATCCAATAGGCAAAGATTCTTTACATGTTTTAAAAGGAATTGATTTACACATTAAAGAAGGAGAATTTGTTTCTATTATGGGATCTTCTGGATCAGGAAAGTCAACATTGTTAAATATTGTTGGATTATTGGATTCTCATGATGAAGGAGCGTATTATTTAAATGGGGAATTGATAGAGAACTTAAATGAAAAAAAAGCGGCAATTCTTAGAAATAAATTTTTAGGTTTTATTTTTCAATCCTTTAATTTGATTTCATACAAGACAGCATTAGAAAATGTAGCATTGCCACTATATTATAAAGGAGTTCCAAGAAAGGAACGTGCCCAAATAGCATTGGATTACTTGGAGAAAGTGGGGCTAAAAGATTGGGCAAATCATTTACCTAATGAATTGTCAGGAGGACAAAAACAAAGAGTTGCAATAGCTCGTGCCTTAGCTACTAAGCCTAAAGTAGTTTTAGCAGATGAACCAACAGGAGCTTTAGATTCTACCACTACAAATTCAGTAATGGATTTGCTAAAAGAAATCAATGATGAAGGAATGACTGTTTTTGTAATTACACATGAAGAAGAGGTAGCAGAGCAAACAAAAAGAATAGTTCGATTAAAAGATGGTGTAATTATTAGTGATGAGTTAACAGGAGTTACATCAAAAGCCGTTTAA
- a CDS encoding thiol-disulfide oxidoreductase DCC family protein, protein MKLPLNKKIILFDGICNLCNNAVIKVIQYDKADAFVFASLQSDTGKFIIHKIGINTIEIDSIILYEPAISYDIKSTAILKIMNEFGGWWKVTLLFWIFPEFIRNMVYDFIAKRRYKWFGKRESCMVPNHRLKSKFLT, encoded by the coding sequence ATGAAACTACCCCTTAATAAGAAGATTATTTTATTTGATGGAATTTGTAACTTATGTAACAATGCTGTTATTAAGGTGATTCAATATGATAAAGCGGATGCTTTTGTTTTTGCCTCACTACAATCTGATACAGGTAAGTTTATCATTCATAAAATAGGAATAAATACTATTGAAATTGACTCTATTATTTTATATGAACCGGCTATTTCTTATGATATAAAATCTACTGCTATCTTAAAAATCATGAACGAATTTGGAGGTTGGTGGAAAGTTACCTTGCTCTTTTGGATATTCCCTGAATTTATACGAAATATGGTCTATGACTTTATTGCCAAGAGAAGATACAAATGGTTTGGCAAAAGAGAAAGTTGCATGGTTCCTAACCATCGCTTAAAATCGAAATTTCTAACATAA
- a CDS encoding YncE family protein has translation MKITKLILKLFIISLVFTSCSSDNNDLPQSLGSYDNGIIVSAEGNFGNKDGSISYIDEDLNSLARTFIYTGVNNSQLGGLIQSITFSDTDAYIILNDANTIVVVDRYTFKKKSEIKTGLKNPRYMAISNGKGYITNWGDGATTTDDYVAVLNLSTNTLETGTISLDNGVERILAKENKLYVSHLGAYSSNNIISIIDLAANNAVTKVTVKDNPDEIFFDNQGNLVVLSEGKPLTYNADYTSVLTSTSSAISFINLATAEVVKELQFSENKRSTKMYIANGKIYYYSPSEEKVYQIEENATELAKEGVEVGKIYGMAVKNNDLYTVEYAFKSLSKLSVIDLITKEEKYGTAVGLGASKIYFN, from the coding sequence ATGAAAATTACAAAGCTAATTTTAAAACTATTCATAATAAGCTTAGTTTTTACATCATGTTCTAGTGATAATAATGATTTACCTCAGTCTTTAGGAAGCTACGACAATGGTATTATTGTTAGTGCGGAAGGAAACTTTGGAAATAAAGATGGATCAATATCTTATATAGATGAAGATTTAAATAGTTTGGCAAGAACTTTTATTTATACAGGAGTTAACAATAGTCAATTAGGAGGTTTGATACAATCTATTACATTTAGTGATACAGATGCATATATCATATTAAATGATGCAAATACGATTGTTGTTGTAGATCGATATACTTTTAAAAAGAAATCTGAAATTAAAACAGGTTTAAAGAACCCAAGATATATGGCAATTAGTAATGGAAAAGGTTATATAACAAACTGGGGAGATGGAGCTACTACTACAGATGACTATGTTGCAGTATTAAACTTATCAACGAATACTTTAGAAACTGGAACTATTTCTTTAGACAACGGTGTAGAGCGCATTTTAGCTAAAGAGAATAAGTTATATGTTTCTCATTTAGGAGCTTATTCGTCTAATAATATTATTTCTATAATAGATTTGGCGGCAAATAATGCAGTTACAAAAGTTACAGTAAAAGATAATCCGGATGAAATATTTTTTGACAACCAAGGAAATTTAGTAGTACTTTCTGAAGGGAAACCATTAACCTATAATGCTGATTATACTAGTGTATTAACCTCTACATCTTCTGCTATATCTTTTATAAATTTAGCTACTGCTGAGGTTGTAAAGGAGTTGCAGTTTTCTGAGAATAAGAGAAGTACGAAAATGTATATTGCAAATGGTAAGATATATTATTATTCGCCATCAGAAGAAAAAGTATATCAGATAGAAGAAAACGCAACAGAATTAGCTAAAGAAGGTGTTGAAGTTGGAAAAATTTACGGAATGGCTGTTAAGAATAACGATTTATATACAGTAGAGTATGCTTTTAAATCTTTGAGTAAATTATCCGTAATAGATTTAATAACAAAAGAAGAAAAATACGGAACAGCGGTAGGTTTAGGAGCATCTAAAATATATTTTAATTAA
- a CDS encoding TonB-dependent receptor plug domain-containing protein yields MRGHIFYIVFFIIAFNSFAQNDSISNILKEVVVRGKKVTNGGVTVGQKSLRIGIKQLKKNPSNFTSLLRYNSPIALKDYGNGGVSTARFRGTSGSNTVVLWNGIQINSLGNGQVDFNSLPVSVSDEVIVNSGGGSAKYGSGVIGGAIHLNDNLNFKEHKNFQLFSSYGSFNTTSNFFKTNIGVGNVAIKLSSTINYSKNDYEYIDTRYKNSNEHLKNENGAYKNYGINFGIGYQFSKKNQLFFYTTGYYGDRLLSSGLPNPASGSERNEDFNQRNLVKWRYSFSKFTQLVNVSYLTQEYRYYTNKDTKRFNFGSSEQYGINYSLNYKFSNLLNVKYAMIYDWVKGKTNKILPKYRKVFSFLGEIIYKPTNTLTTAFNLRKELNSDFSVPLSLSLGATQQMTDGISLKGNVSTNYRGPTFNELYWPIIGNLNLLPEKAIQGEIGIDFKNENIKISATAFYINTKDKILWLPTGGTNLWKPSNVADVINKGMEAFFDWQLKLNKHHIKLSSNYLFTIAKDKGSNTILPYVPKHLLNFNIDYRYKWLGMYVQSLYESKVYTNGINLDFYSLNELSVSNIGFNARVFNKKANKVSIGVKINNIFNEAYYFSNLRPMPGRNFNININHKF; encoded by the coding sequence ATGAGGGGACATATATTTTATATAGTATTTTTTATCATTGCATTTAATTCTTTTGCTCAAAATGATTCTATATCAAATATTTTGAAAGAAGTCGTAGTTCGAGGAAAAAAGGTAACTAACGGAGGTGTTACGGTAGGACAAAAGAGTTTGAGAATAGGCATCAAACAATTGAAGAAGAATCCTTCAAATTTTACGAGCTTATTAAGATATAATAGTCCAATAGCTTTAAAAGATTATGGAAATGGGGGGGTGAGTACAGCACGTTTTAGAGGTACATCTGGCTCAAATACTGTAGTTTTATGGAATGGAATTCAAATAAATAGTTTAGGAAACGGTCAAGTAGATTTTAATTCCTTGCCTGTAAGTGTTTCCGATGAGGTGATTGTAAACAGTGGGGGCGGAAGTGCTAAGTATGGCTCAGGAGTTATAGGAGGAGCTATTCATTTGAACGATAACTTAAATTTTAAAGAACATAAAAACTTCCAGTTATTTTCTTCGTACGGTAGTTTTAACACAACATCAAATTTTTTTAAAACGAATATAGGAGTAGGTAATGTAGCGATAAAACTATCTTCTACAATTAATTATTCTAAGAACGATTATGAATATATTGATACGAGATACAAAAATTCAAACGAACATCTTAAAAATGAAAATGGAGCTTATAAAAATTATGGTATTAATTTTGGTATAGGGTATCAGTTTTCAAAAAAAAACCAGCTTTTCTTTTATACCACAGGATATTATGGAGATCGTTTACTCTCTAGCGGCTTGCCTAACCCAGCTTCTGGTAGTGAGAGAAATGAAGATTTTAATCAAAGAAATTTAGTAAAATGGAGATATTCCTTTTCAAAATTTACACAGTTGGTAAATGTATCTTATCTAACGCAAGAGTACCGGTACTACACAAACAAAGATACGAAAAGATTTAATTTCGGAAGTTCAGAGCAGTATGGTATAAATTATAGCTTAAATTATAAATTTTCAAATCTCCTTAATGTCAAATATGCCATGATTTATGATTGGGTTAAGGGTAAAACGAATAAAATATTACCGAAATACAGAAAAGTATTTTCTTTTTTAGGAGAAATAATATATAAACCAACGAACACATTAACTACAGCTTTCAATTTAAGAAAAGAGTTGAATTCTGATTTTTCAGTACCGCTGTCACTTTCATTAGGAGCTACCCAGCAAATGACGGATGGAATTTCGTTAAAAGGAAATGTGTCAACCAATTACAGAGGTCCTACATTCAATGAATTATATTGGCCGATCATAGGGAATTTAAATTTACTTCCTGAAAAGGCAATTCAAGGAGAAATAGGAATTGATTTTAAAAATGAGAATATAAAAATTTCGGCAACGGCATTTTATATCAATACTAAAGATAAGATACTGTGGCTGCCTACAGGAGGAACTAATTTATGGAAACCTTCAAATGTAGCTGATGTGATTAATAAGGGAATGGAAGCGTTTTTTGATTGGCAATTAAAACTCAATAAGCATCATATAAAACTTTCGTCAAATTATTTGTTTACAATTGCTAAAGATAAAGGTAGCAATACAATATTACCATATGTACCGAAGCATTTATTGAATTTTAATATAGATTATAGGTATAAATGGTTAGGAATGTATGTCCAAAGCCTGTATGAAAGCAAAGTATATACTAACGGAATTAATTTAGATTTTTATTCATTGAATGAGCTAAGTGTTAGTAATATAGGATTTAATGCTAGGGTTTTTAATAAAAAAGCGAATAAAGTATCGATAGGGGTAAAAATCAATAATATCTTTAACGAAGCTTATTATTTCTCAAATTTACGTCCAATGCCAGGTAGGAATTTTAATATAAACATAAACCATAAATTTTAA